One Eurosta solidaginis isolate ZX-2024a chromosome 1, ASM4086904v1, whole genome shotgun sequence genomic window, tgaacttaaaaatgtacgactagtaattgagtcagacttattattgttctaaatctaatcattcaagcaataattctgcaacccatagcaggagtattgattggtttcaaatctaattccgtcagcaatcgtatcacatcccttattttatatgtacgtgatattgcaacttaaattaatacaattgatttaaagaaaagtaagtattttaataataacataaactctcttaattggtttttgctttccaattgaaatcttttctaagcgagcagaaaataattttaagctttagaaaaaactccaattatttgaataatctacaacttaaagcttagtagaaattcagattaggtttactcttttttcagatcaataatattcaaaggtgtcgtggaatccgattgctgtcataattgatgaacttaaaaatgtacgacttgtaattaagtcagacttattattgttgtaaatctaattattcaaacaataattctacaacccatagcaggagtattgattggtttcaaatctaattccgacagcaatcgtatcacatcccttattatatatgtacgtgatattgcaacttaaattaatactgttgatataaagaaaagtaaatactttaataataaatcaactctcttaattgatttttgttttccaattgaaatcatttcctgtgcatgcacatcgctaacctgtgttggcaaaagatatgattatactgtcttcgatagatagtcggacgagccgctactcggcgaagtagagatgaccgttgtgtcggtggcagctgttacaacagcagtttctaactttacaccatccgtacggtGTGATAaaagcttcactgccttttccaattgcttggcgccagcaatttttgctgtttgtaacgctttagctgtaatgcaaatatatagatgggttaaagtggttttcgtatgttattcaacaactcaccctataccatcatcacagcctcctcatcgattttgaatatgtgtactgtttcagtattcagacccagttcgtttggtgcaatattttcgatttgatgaatatgtatactatccgttaggcagacaattaggagcaatcgattcattcatatactgtgggtatttgagccgtagacgcaatggcagatattttgattctttttgaagtgtaacatttgtaaacagttgggtttctctgctgtcaccatcaccacaagagagctattgaagaaacgctcgaccaagataatatgtgagatttacatgcatagatttcttccaccttttcacagttattgatggagaaaatgcgaaagccatatttaccatcccataccgaaatagaactgtagaggaagaaacattttataaaatttaataaaatcaaaaaatgatagttgtgctaaaatggggtaacgtattgtatgttaaagtatagcgaagtctcagcggctttgtcctggtgaaaattgtaggaatgaaaacggcgaccttgtaactgatgtccagagagtgcttagattatggagggaacacttctctgctctcctaaatggaggcagcaattcaccgcgcagagatgaagaacccgatcccgcaatcgatgatgatggaatatatgtccccccgcccgattatgacgaagttagaatagcaataaccagattgaaaaacaacaaggccgtgggcgctgatggattgcctgcggagctattcaagttcggcggcgaggagttggtaaggcgcatgcagcagcttcttagcaaaatatgggcggacgaaagcatgcccgacggttggaatctaagtgttctttgcccagtccacaagaagggggatactgcaaaatgcaccaactatcgtggaatcagccttcttaatatcgcatataaggtcctttcaagtgtattgtgcgaaagattgaagcccaccgtaaaccggctgattggaccttatcagtgcggcttcagacctggtaaatctaccatcgaccagattttcacattgcgccaaatcttggaaaagccccgtgaaaagagaatcgacacacatcacctcttcgtcgactttaaagccgccttcgacggcacgaaaaggagctgcctatatgccgctatgtctgaatttggtttccccgcaaaacttatacggctgtgcaaaatgacgttgagcaacaccatcagctcagtcagaattgggaaggacctctccgagccgttcgaaactaaacgaggtttcagacagggtgaccccctatcgtgcgatttctttaatttgatgctggagaaaattatattagctgcagaacttaactgcactggaacaatatactataaaagcgtgcaattactggcatatgctgatgacattgatatcatcggcctaaacacccgcgctgttagttctgcttactccaagctggaaaaagaagcggtaaagatgggtttgatggtgaatgaggacaaaacgaagtacctgctgtcatcgagcaaagagtcagcgcatatgcgccttggcaaccacgctactgttggcagccataatttcgaaatagtaaaagactgcgtttatttgggaaccagcatcaacactagcaacaacatcagcactgaaatccagcgaagaatcaatcttgccaataaatgctactttggactaggtaggcaattgaaaagtaaagtcctctctcggcgaacgaaaatcatactctacaagtcacttatcgtacccgtcctgctatatggggcagaagcatggaccatgacaacagcagatgaagcggctttgggagtgttcgggagaaaagttcttcgaaagatttatggacctctacgcgttggcgatggcgagtaccgaagaaaatttaatgatgagctgtacgagctatacgcagacatcaacatagtccagcgaattaaaacgcagcggctgcgctggctaggccatgttatgcgaataaaagatgatgctccggccaagaaagtgtttctatcggaacccgcctatggaagcagaggtagagggcggcccccactccgttggagggaccaggtggaaaacgatttaaactcccttggtgtgaccaattggcgccggttggcggagcgaagggcgactggcgcgccttgttggacggccataaccgtttagacggttaagcgccaattaagtaagtaagttaagatgatgcgggaataaccaagtaagctccttccaacctttgattcgggggatggtataatggtatgaagatgatagcgtgcgacaacatcgcgagcttgcgatggctggaggaagtggttccaaacctccaaaggcagggcacgaacgctcgttttgagatggtggataaagcgcaaatccccaaggtaataaaagttaaggtatggataccatgcgtgatgaagtcggaggatacactgcgacttttgcaaaatcagaatccgaacataccgacacaggattcgaaggtccttactgtatctcggcctacggacgaaggttagttatacatcttccaaataaacaagcaggcggaggatatattgtacgcgcagcttggaaaaatgtccttaggtacaggcaaaatgtatatgcgactcaggaaaagaagtcgcgggtattaaagtcctaacacggtggacgtcgaaaaggacctcaaaagcctaagggaaacaagacaggtggaggtagcccacgtcaccccgaatgtgttagaaggggaccaacagccagatggtgctgtgagtcgcatagaggaacacccggcacaacaggtacaagaggctgaagggggcttcgaacactctaaaccaaaagggctagaggaggacgacgacgtcacgatgaaggtgctggagggggacaagcagcccattggtactgcgagtcatacagataaacctccaacacagtaaagtggcgtcgagcgaacccctcctcctaacgcgctgatccaggagccgtggcctccatcgggaggaaagggtcctggacttagcgcgcgcggatttggcgtttactatgcgcaaacggaaggacgggtgcgagctgtagtaatggtaaggaaacagctgcattcatatatgctgcctaattacactactgaggacctcgtagtggtggtgaaatcgccgggctcagatggtacatgtccggccatgctacaagtttcaagtagggcggtcgtggtatggcttaaaataatattcgatgggtgcataaactgaatcatgtaccgcactcttggagaactgctcgtgtagctttcctaccaaaggcggggaagatcggtcacgtgtatcccaaatatTATAGACCCATAATTTCtgttcaaaacctttgagaggctgatagatgtgtacataaagtccaacgtggatgaaaagctgctctccacaacacaacaggcgtacaccaaaggcaagttagTAGACagcgcattgcatagggtggtaacaagcatagaaaaagccctggaatataaggaatatgctctagaagtcttcttaagcattgccggggctttctaaataggcgattattgatggtcttaattacgttaaagtacatccagccttacccagatggatcgactgcatgttaaactgcagtaagattacatcgcaatggggattgtacgcggccacgaaattagtggacaggggcactccgggtgctatcacctctgctgtggacgctggtcattaaccaactgcttagggaattctacgagggaccagaaaaacttacggtttacgcagatgacgttgcatatggtcttgtttacaaagaggtacaaggtccctaattggaccaggcctaagttaggaggggcgaccctacggggaaaccttgcacaaaatatctaggaatgatcctagacagtaagctgtcatggaagctcaacgtggaggagagggtaaaATAGGCttaaacggcactttatgcatgtaaaagaatgcaaaagaaccggcatatacgatcagaaggaactcgatgacgatgcctcaaaataacaaccaaaagcaataattatcatttcactgacacaaattttatagttttttcttccggagtgggacacaatcttttcataattttacttaacaatttaagattagaaatttttttcaatttgtattttgacttaccagcaacaacagaatcatgtttaattgtacgccgcacaatcattatagcatcatgtaacgaagctccgtttctttcaaaaattgttcggcaccgccacgtaaaatcaatgtatatgttctagcattaacgcaacctttaaataattataaactataaaaatgaagttaatgtcaaacccactatcaaaccttggaaaatgttgaaatgttcaccaccaacttgacgttctgcaaagtaatcacattgacccaaaacacttgaattaatatcattagctgtagtcataacagctccaccacaagctttcattgtacgtttcaaatcttcttctggtacactaacagaacatttcacgatctgcaaaatactgtgtaccaacatcaccaattggtagtttagaaaacacaacattggcgccttacttacctattttattgtacaggagacgccattcagcattaacaattttctgatactcttggacattggaggacattgctgtggcagagcatttttccaataaagcactttgttgttcctttgattggcgcttccgcatgtacagccatgtcatattttggtcatgcataattataatgctttacgtatagctttaatgatgatacgtgcatgcacgccttcctcaacatatggtttaacttgttttaagattttacctgcttaaagtactactgaagtggtgccatcgccgacctgataagagaaacatttttattctacacattctaatataacaaaaaacttacctcagcattttgaaatttggcgatgtctactagagttttacggctggattcacaatatccaatagtttcataatggttgccccatcatttgaaattgtggccttaccactggaatcaacaatatgcttgtccatactacgtgaacccaattgaatgcgaggcattgatgtggatatgagttgaggtttaccatgagagctatcggtacccaagcattttttacacaaatactcatgtacccaatacaagttcaggacgttcatatttatcgacacgctggccggtatggcccaaatgttggaaatatgcagttggcactgttgagaaaaaatatggatcaatgaacacaagtaaaagtgaaagattttttttaccatcttttGTTaatttacacattagacattggaaacgacgaccagcatctacaagttgctattgagccttgcaacgattagatctaattgcacccaattcaccaaaatttacaatgggtggctcatattcaccctcaaccgttcgtgccattggtgaggcggtatgtgtaatggacaaagctgttgtttttaataaatcagctgttgcatgtatgcaatacaaagacaacctgcaaagaagaaagatcaatgtaattgccaaacaaaacattaatttcgattatcgatacctaacgtaacgtggcgaggagttaccctgatcttcttccacatattttgtggtcaccaatggtggtaataaaccctgagcattagtaataaaagcaccaccagcgctattttgattttcaatgataacgcttatcggatttggcatctgatcgggatctaaacggcgttgggcttgatcatactgttccggctgttgatatttaccagtaacaggtgcaggtggttgctaaagaaaataacacaaaaataatcatcagcaaatttgtaaattattggttgtattagcatacattataaccaggacgtccggacgtgtccgggtattgggggttgacacggcttgggtggttgactgagcattggcgtctgtccaggttgtgttggtggcatcataaaagccatcaataacaagtgccaagaatatatccgcggcatacctgccgaccaaaatgattcaaggggttgtgattgccaacctcacctacccgtggcgaatcctgtacctaacaatttggtgtgaacaattggtgccagttaaccctctgaaataatcggcgcaattgtacgccattgtgttggcattaattaggcaaaatgcaaacacttttcatcctcctcgcgtgaccattctgtcttctttaagttaggatcaagccattcgtaccagcgtgccttacattgcttggcagatttgcgatgcagcagtgatacaatacgtgaccactggtttttgccatatttcattacagctactttgaggatttcatcctgaaagttatcaatttagttaataaacggccaagagtaaccagtcgcgtcaaatgcttacctcagtgtttctccacacaccaccttttatcattattcgcggcatggtgctatataattgtgaattctttcgatgagcacaaaaatcaaatcaaaaatttttgtcgaaataaacagcaaaaatcattgcatattaaagactttgggaaaattttagaatagcacccccgagttcggggtaaaacttggtatcaaatgaaagagggagctcccgatcacaaatatatatattataaagtgcgcaaacttataatttaaaagttatttgttgttaaagtttgaaaatttaacaaatttctatagaactttaaattacaatttacacatctttcaaaaccttaatccacttacatatctatataaattggcaacgataaacttaaattgcattttagtatatttcacatttcatttttgcattgttttcacttattataaatgttttttattaaatcaatcgcgcttttgtagcaacatgcacatatatatatatatatacatatatttattggtgacattacaaagctgtgctgccacatatatatacgtatacacatataaaatttgtatagaaatttgcaaactttaccaccaaattacttttaaattataagtttgcgagctttaaaatatatatatatgtgatctgtAGAACTCcctgttaattttaaatatttccggagatattccatttaaaactctcaaaattgaaaaaattttccaccaccaaatgttttgctgtctctgctgaattagaaatggcgaatttttttgcacgcaaaaattacgtattttgctatccctataaaaataataggtgcgagagagcacgatacattgtgggaaagctaaatttgtcaacatgctatttcatttgaagaatttttcattccaaatcgtcacccctgtcaaaaattcgtgtgtttgtgtgcgtttttggtcacacgatttttgcagggtatttgttaagaggcgtcactcgatactttgttgttgccaaagcaaccctgtcaagtcgaatgtgattctcaaggaagttttgtttagttttttttaattgaatcctatatagttatgcggtaaagtgactttgcataattacgatttttggaaagagaattaattaattaatttaatacaatcaataaaataaacacaaataccccacgaaaatatatagaaggcgtttttataaatacatctgataaaaaaaaccaacgactaccttgagaaaacatcgagtaatttgctttggcaataacaaaagtatcgagtgacgcctcttaacaaatatatactctttgacattgtgttgacacaattgtgttataactgattatcgaaagtcgatatgagtgtaggcacaatattagagcacagtactgtgttacttacctctaccgccacgtttgacgccatttagaagagtaaatcatggcaacatttatcttctttcatactccaATTATCAAAGTCATATCATCTGATCAAGAGGATAGTAAGTGCCCCTGTGGAcaccatttttttatgaaaaaatcaaaataaaataaaaattatgagagcgcagtgagaattttaaaatctttttaaatgtcattatcctctcaccggttttaccttgtaatatttgtatcatgtgtataaatatgttttgaatgaagtgtcattggaaagcaatacaatcaacacacaagcacaatggactatgtatttatgtgcacttacgatctgagtgtcattctctgtaCTAtagagcagagccggccacacaaatactaaaacaattgcataagtgtgtgtaaaaattgagtgacaactccccactctggttatttgatttcaagataatcctaacaatatttacttatattcatataactaagaacgcgggggtcgggctagccagataaaactttttttataaaagaaggtatggtgtttcttcaatgcaaagtttacttaaaaaaatcactttttcattaagaatgaactataaaacaaagtgaatgtaaagatagaaatatatattttcaaaacataaagttattcaataaaaaaaaaaatgtataaaaattaataaaactaaatagAACGTACAAAAAGGTGCTTATATTGAATTGTAAATATTTatcaataattaattaattattattaattattaatattaaaattgtcaatattaatatgtatgttcaaaggaacttaataatactaactaaaacgtattaaaagtcactttaaccttgcagtatattgtttttattatgtgcccaaaaagtagcatggacttttccttttgcattcactgttgattttagtgagtgacaagcgaaagcaaacgatcgtgatcgcacatcgttagtgtttgtgtgaaaatacgaactcaaattgcacaatgtgcaacttttggccggctctgctaTAGAGCGTGTTACTGTGTTATGAGCATTTACTAGTTTGAGCGGCATTGcacagtcagctttgtgccatcgagtgtgccactgtgttataaattaatcgataagtgtgtgtgtgcgtgccgcacattactgagtgttaagacaataacacagcacagtgctgtgttactcagccttactacttggtaaagtttacaattttTGTAACAACCACCCTGTAATATATTCCAATATTAGATAAACGCGACgataaatttgttaaacaactCGTTTATTTCCCTCTCCGGCAAATAGCGGTTTATGAATAGGAAATTGTAGAAATTCTGAAAACAAATATCAATAAATAATTATGTCGTTAACTGATTCGGTAGGTTATCTGATTTTTGGGAATCCAGTCAGCCAAGCGCTTATTTCCACAACTGCGGCAGTGCTTAAAGGCACGGTTAGTATAAAAGCTACTTATTATTGTAGTTAAAAATTTTATGCATGTTAATATTTCTACAGGTAAATATGTTGCCCAAGAAATTACCGGCACCAAATGCAACATTTCCAGCGCCACCACCGCCGCCCATTCGTTTGCCCCTATGGGAGCAGGCAGGCAATAGTTTCAATTTTATACGTTTAGCTGGTTTATGTGGCGCAACTGCAGTTATTATGGGTGCATATGGCAAACACCATCTTGCCAAAATTGCCGATGTCGATGATAAATCAGAAGCAAAAACAGTTTTTGAGACAGCGAATCGGTTTCACTTTTTGCATTCATTTTCATTATTGGCCATGCCTTTGGTCCATAAACCGTTGCTGGTAAGTTGTTTGAAATGCAGATAATCCTTTAGGAAACTAGTTTCGTTTTATAGGGCTCAATATACGAAATAGTGCATGATTGGTAGGagaaaataaagatttccttCAAAAAATTCCGACTACAAACGCTTTAATGCATCATAACCGATCCCAGGCAACATATtcaggtaacgttttacaagacggtgcaccacctaatttttatcaaaaattaacaAAGGTTGTATCAAAATACGCGTCTCGATCTCCGTTTGAAGAATCTGAAAgcggtgcaccgtcttgtaaaacgttacccatattcaaaatatttttatttataaaatttgatgGAGAACATTGGACAGTTTTATGAAAGTAACAGTTCAGGAAGCAATCTATAAGCGCCCGGGCTTTGCTTTTAAATTGGGAGATGGGAGTAGTGAAAAGTGAGTACAAGACCAGTTGGGGGTTCAAGAACTATACCGTGGATAAATGACTTTCTCTGCATAAGTGTATATGTACAACAAAATTATAGAAACTACAAGAATCACATGCAAATGTTGAATTTTTCTGCAAATATCTCCACAGCTAAAATTTTATTCTAGCAATTGAATCGGAAAACAATTAAAAGATTGCTCAAAAGTTACTGATTCAAGGACACCccctttttaaaaaacaaaacttgCCAATAGATCCTTCCAGACTATTGGTTATCCACCTGTC contains:
- the LOC137240159 gene encoding transmembrane protein 256 homolog — encoded protein: MSLTDSVGYLIFGNPVSQALISTTAAVLKGTVNMLPKKLPAPNATFPAPPPPPIRLPLWEQAGNSFNFIRLAGLCGATAVIMGAYGKHHLAKIADVDDKSEAKTVFETANRFHFLHSFSLLAMPLVHKPLLTGSLMVVGTTLFSGTLYYRALTGDRTYIPVATCGGFCLIVAWLSLIF